One genomic segment of Catalinimonas alkaloidigena includes these proteins:
- a CDS encoding lycopene cyclase family protein, with product MSFFKSYDYIIAGGGAAGLSLLFHCLQSALKEKTFLVIDNSSKETNDRTWCFWEVGDGIFENIVHHQWQQLDFYSASFSKSLDIAPYSYKMIRGIDFYSHVKKSVATLENIHFLQSEVLSIIDTEEGAVVKTDKGSFNAKWVFNSIREKDEREQAEAYHYLLQHF from the coding sequence ATGTCCTTTTTCAAAAGTTACGACTATATCATTGCTGGCGGTGGCGCGGCTGGCTTAAGCTTACTTTTTCACTGCTTGCAAAGCGCATTAAAAGAAAAAACTTTTTTAGTAATTGATAACTCATCCAAAGAGACCAATGATCGTACATGGTGCTTTTGGGAAGTAGGGGATGGCATATTTGAAAATATAGTTCATCATCAATGGCAACAGCTTGATTTTTACAGTGCAAGCTTCTCTAAAAGTCTTGACATAGCCCCTTATTCATATAAAATGATTAGGGGAATTGATTTTTACAGCCATGTAAAAAAAAGTGTTGCTACGCTTGAAAATATTCATTTTCTGCAGTCAGAGGTGTTATCAATAATAGACACTGAAGAAGGAGCTGTTGTAAAAACTGATAAGGGTAGTTTTAACGCAAAATGGGTTTTTAACAGCATCAGAGAAAAGGATGAAAGAGAGCAGGCAGAGGCTTATCATTATCTGCTGCAACATTTTTAA
- a CDS encoding tetratricopeptide repeat protein → MQDSVDYLAEGNALLKSNQFVEAKTAFTRHIIARSESPEAYQGRGVANYKLLKLDAALEDLNKAVTLRAYNAEVFLYRALCLYEKQEYKEAVSDLNKAIKEGVSDPSAYVHRANIYFMYDKYNEAIGDYDQAIAMGQRDEIVYNNRGKAKLLAGDAKASLADFGEAVKLKESYQKAWLNRATAYFQLQQWESVVADLNKAAALGSLDAEYEMYRGIALYEKKSYAEAIKALDQAQQGGGKEPVLFQKRAYARFELQQYDLAIRDLKEIESSESQALLDGYYYQILGCSYAARAQHQSTIVALEKAIELGTTDEQVFLALGASYFAENQYDQAINTLTKASSSPQVEGMLGRAYFQNEDRENALVHLNKAISGGINEAHLFSARADIYYTQKKYQQALLDYEKGLSLGDNSGKTYTGIGKSKYHLRKYREAIAELSTAIEKGEKEADLYYCRGNAKVYLEEYSSALPDLKKAIEQGAGDGLSYYHLGKVEYVLKNYQAAVNALGEALKHGETNVDVYLMRGNAKFANEDVSAIDDLNQAISLGTQDTLAYVNRAALRLRQKETPEALQDLEKAIGLGASSADLYLKRGKAYLSTQQTEEALADFEKAIQRKARYAQAHLEKGVAFYMLKEQNKAVESLQKASELGVSDLRLYQYLGYANFEIADYEQAEKDLSEAITMGLNEIQAYLYRGEIYYYRSEFKEALADLSKAFSLGADTKKAFEFSGYVNEALGNHDKAIADLTRAIEKGADAPKVYSDRGNAYYATGNNTDAVKDLDFAVSKGVKDLMSLYNLGNAKFLIDDYPGAISAYNLALSNGGKEDQEKAPIIYNNRGKAKAMQQNYNAALLDYDQAINQKPDYVKALLNRGNTRFATQDYAGTISDLQEARELDSQDQDIARLMGISLYETEAYTEALKELNHAVENNVADARTFFSRGVSQYQLVETLAEEEKAKAYEAVIADLDKAIEQGMINKTALSCRGNAKFFLKQYKEALIDLDRAIEMGADDALTYFRRGFARYEDKAFEEALQDLTNAIGKQSDFGEAYAVRANTRFRLKDYQAALDDYNQAISLGVNDPVIYNNRGKTKFLLKQYEQAIPDFDQALALDTEYIIAYENRGLAHFKLGNYEASKNDLRKVEVAEAATTSILYYMADAYYELEQYAIAIGYYELVIEGGIREKDVYHRKGKAHFKRENYEQASVDYSNALTMDKEDAQLYIDRATAFTYMYAFQNALSDFNKALKIDPTNTNVYYNRAYLKEELEDYKGALEDYSKVIENAPDDAAAYYDRANVKILLEDVEGAVKDFSKAIEFDTERAEYYKGRATAYYQLGDENACNDWEQARALGDDRADFFLKKYCE, encoded by the coding sequence TTGCAGGATTCTGTAGACTATTTGGCTGAAGGCAATGCACTGCTTAAGTCTAATCAGTTTGTAGAAGCCAAGACTGCTTTTACCCGCCATATCATTGCCCGCTCCGAAAGTCCGGAAGCCTATCAGGGAAGGGGAGTCGCCAATTATAAGTTGCTGAAGCTTGATGCTGCTTTAGAAGACCTGAACAAAGCAGTTACACTCAGAGCCTATAACGCAGAGGTATTTCTTTATCGGGCATTGTGCTTGTATGAAAAGCAAGAATATAAAGAGGCTGTCAGTGACCTGAATAAAGCTATTAAAGAAGGAGTTAGTGATCCCAGCGCTTATGTACACAGAGCCAATATTTATTTTATGTATGACAAATACAATGAGGCTATAGGGGATTACGATCAGGCAATAGCGATGGGACAGCGGGATGAAATCGTATATAACAATCGGGGAAAGGCAAAACTGCTGGCTGGCGATGCAAAGGCTTCACTTGCAGATTTTGGCGAGGCTGTAAAGCTTAAAGAAAGTTATCAAAAAGCCTGGCTCAACCGGGCAACGGCCTATTTTCAGCTTCAACAATGGGAAAGCGTAGTAGCTGACCTAAATAAAGCTGCAGCACTTGGAAGTCTGGATGCAGAATATGAAATGTACCGTGGCATAGCACTATATGAAAAAAAGAGTTATGCTGAGGCCATAAAAGCCCTAGATCAGGCCCAGCAGGGAGGGGGCAAAGAACCGGTCTTATTTCAAAAAAGAGCATATGCCAGATTTGAACTTCAACAGTATGATCTGGCAATTAGAGATTTAAAAGAAATTGAATCTTCCGAAAGCCAAGCATTGCTTGATGGGTATTATTATCAGATCTTAGGTTGCTCTTATGCTGCCAGAGCACAGCATCAGAGCACTATTGTAGCACTGGAGAAAGCGATAGAACTGGGAACTACTGATGAACAGGTATTTCTGGCTTTGGGAGCCTCCTATTTTGCTGAAAATCAGTATGATCAGGCCATCAATACTTTGACAAAAGCAAGCAGTTCTCCGCAGGTGGAAGGCATGCTGGGACGTGCATATTTCCAGAATGAAGATCGTGAAAACGCGCTGGTACATCTCAACAAGGCCATTAGTGGAGGCATCAACGAAGCCCACTTGTTCTCTGCCCGGGCAGATATTTATTACACACAGAAAAAATATCAGCAGGCACTTCTGGATTATGAGAAAGGACTATCTCTTGGAGATAACAGTGGCAAAACCTATACAGGTATAGGGAAAAGCAAATACCATTTGCGAAAGTATAGGGAGGCTATTGCTGAACTTTCCACCGCAATAGAAAAAGGTGAAAAGGAAGCTGACTTATATTATTGCAGAGGAAATGCAAAGGTGTACCTGGAAGAATACAGTTCAGCGCTTCCAGACTTAAAAAAGGCCATTGAACAGGGGGCAGGTGATGGGCTGAGCTATTACCATCTGGGCAAAGTAGAATATGTCCTTAAAAATTATCAGGCAGCAGTCAATGCTCTGGGTGAAGCACTTAAGCATGGCGAAACGAATGTGGACGTCTACCTGATGCGTGGTAACGCAAAATTTGCTAATGAAGATGTTTCAGCAATTGATGATCTTAATCAGGCGATCAGTTTAGGAACGCAGGATACATTAGCGTATGTCAACAGAGCTGCATTAAGACTGAGACAGAAAGAAACCCCGGAGGCTTTACAGGATCTTGAAAAAGCGATTGGTTTGGGAGCTTCCAGCGCGGATTTGTACCTTAAACGTGGAAAAGCATATCTCAGTACACAGCAAACCGAGGAAGCGCTAGCTGATTTTGAGAAGGCTATCCAGCGGAAAGCTCGTTACGCTCAGGCCCACTTAGAAAAAGGGGTGGCCTTTTATATGCTAAAAGAACAAAATAAGGCGGTAGAAAGCCTACAAAAAGCCAGTGAGCTGGGGGTAAGTGATTTAAGACTGTATCAATATCTAGGGTATGCAAACTTCGAGATCGCTGATTATGAGCAAGCAGAAAAAGATCTTTCAGAAGCCATTACGATGGGACTGAATGAAATTCAGGCTTACCTTTATCGGGGAGAGATTTATTACTACCGCAGTGAATTTAAGGAGGCTTTAGCAGACCTGAGCAAAGCATTCAGCCTCGGTGCTGATACCAAAAAGGCATTTGAGTTTAGCGGATATGTGAATGAAGCATTGGGCAATCATGACAAAGCAATTGCGGATTTGACACGGGCAATTGAAAAGGGAGCGGATGCACCAAAAGTATACAGTGACCGGGGGAATGCGTACTATGCCACTGGAAACAATACAGACGCCGTTAAAGACTTGGATTTTGCTGTTTCTAAGGGAGTAAAAGATTTAATGAGCCTTTATAATCTAGGCAATGCTAAATTCCTTATTGACGATTACCCGGGAGCGATAAGTGCTTATAATTTGGCTTTGTCAAACGGGGGAAAAGAAGATCAGGAAAAAGCGCCCATTATTTATAACAATAGGGGAAAAGCCAAGGCTATGCAGCAAAATTATAATGCAGCCCTGCTGGACTACGATCAGGCTATCAATCAGAAGCCAGACTATGTAAAAGCATTGTTAAACAGGGGAAATACACGCTTCGCCACCCAAGATTATGCTGGTACTATCAGTGATTTGCAAGAGGCACGTGAGCTGGACAGTCAGGATCAGGATATTGCCCGATTGATGGGAATTTCATTGTACGAAACAGAAGCCTATACAGAAGCACTGAAAGAACTGAACCACGCCGTTGAGAATAATGTAGCTGATGCCAGAACTTTTTTTAGTCGGGGTGTGAGTCAATATCAGCTGGTAGAAACGCTTGCTGAAGAAGAAAAAGCGAAAGCTTATGAAGCTGTAATTGCTGATCTGGATAAAGCTATTGAGCAGGGAATGATCAATAAGACAGCTTTATCTTGTCGTGGAAATGCAAAGTTTTTTCTTAAGCAATACAAAGAAGCACTAATAGATTTAGATAGGGCAATAGAAATGGGAGCGGATGATGCTCTCACCTATTTTCGTCGTGGTTTTGCACGCTATGAAGACAAAGCGTTTGAAGAAGCCTTGCAGGACCTTACCAATGCGATAGGTAAACAATCAGACTTTGGAGAGGCCTATGCTGTAAGAGCCAACACCCGCTTCAGGTTAAAAGACTATCAGGCTGCACTAGACGATTACAATCAGGCAATTAGCTTAGGTGTAAACGATCCGGTAATATATAACAATCGGGGTAAAACTAAATTCTTGCTAAAACAGTATGAGCAGGCAATACCGGATTTTGATCAGGCTCTCGCATTGGATACAGAATACATAATAGCTTATGAAAACCGGGGGTTAGCACACTTTAAGCTGGGCAACTATGAAGCTTCAAAAAATGACCTGCGCAAAGTAGAAGTTGCTGAAGCAGCCACTACCAGTATCCTTTATTATATGGCAGATGCTTACTATGAACTAGAGCAGTATGCGATAGCCATCGGCTACTATGAGCTGGTGATTGAAGGAGGAATCCGTGAAAAAGATGTGTATCATCGCAAAGGGAAGGCTCACTTTAAGCGGGAAAATTATGAGCAGGCCAGTGTAGACTACTCCAATGCGTTGACAATGGATAAAGAAGATGCGCAACTCTACATTGACAGAGCTACTGCTTTTACTTATATGTATGCTTTTCAGAATGCATTGTCAGACTTCAACAAAGCACTGAAAATTGATCCTACTAATACTAATGTGTATTATAACCGCGCTTATTTGAAAGAAGAGCTAGAAGACTACAAAGGCGCATTGGAAGATTATTCCAAAGTGATAGAAAACGCTCCCGACGATGCAGCAGCTTACTATGATCGTGCTAACGTGAAAATTTTGTTGGAGGATGTAGAAGGTGCTGTAAAGGATTTCAGCAAAGCCATAGAATTTGATACTGAAAGGGCAGAGTACTATAAAGGAAGAGCTACAGCTTATTATCAATTAGGCGACGAAAATGCCTGTAACGACTGGGAGCAGGCAAGAGCATTAGGAGATGATAGGGCGGATTTCTTTTTGAAAAAGTATTGTGAGTAA
- the rpmA gene encoding 50S ribosomal protein L27, with the protein MAHKKGAGSSKNGRDSESKRLGVKIFGGQEVVAGNIIVRQRGTKHHPGKNVGIGKDHTLFALTNGTVVFKRGSQSRSYVHVDPVAEA; encoded by the coding sequence ATGGCACATAAAAAAGGAGCCGGTAGCTCGAAAAACGGTAGAGATTCAGAAAGTAAACGCCTAGGCGTAAAAATATTTGGCGGTCAGGAAGTGGTCGCTGGAAATATCATTGTAAGGCAGCGTGGTACCAAGCATCATCCTGGTAAAAACGTAGGAATCGGTAAAGACCATACGCTTTTTGCACTTACTAATGGTACTGTAGTATTTAAAAGAGGATCACAGAGTCGTTCGTACGTACACGTAGATCCGGTAGCTGAAGCATAA
- a CDS encoding replication/maintenance protein RepL: protein MEDKTRKAAKIQKEKDVVRYERWINAETGEEREFAVVEKPVYKDTHFYLTFLPDLLQASREFGKGKKKVLLYIINSIDQQTHLFIGKYRDIADFTKTSQRTISETIAYLLEIDFLRKKAQSVYVVSPRYIARGEAVKKRDLMVKYQQLAYTKQEAEAMARQLSLI, encoded by the coding sequence AAAACGAGAAAGGCAGCGAAAATACAGAAAGAGAAAGACGTAGTGCGTTACGAACGCTGGATCAATGCAGAAACAGGTGAGGAGAGAGAGTTTGCAGTGGTGGAAAAACCAGTGTACAAAGATACTCACTTTTATCTGACTTTTTTGCCCGACCTCCTGCAGGCTTCTCGGGAATTCGGAAAAGGTAAAAAAAAGGTGCTCTTATACATCATAAATAGTATTGATCAGCAAACTCACTTATTTATTGGTAAGTATCGCGACATTGCGGATTTTACAAAGACAAGTCAGCGAACCATTTCAGAAACCATAGCCTACCTACTGGAAATTGATTTTCTCCGTAAAAAAGCACAATCGGTATATGTAGTCTCTCCTCGCTATATCGCAAGGGGAGAAGCTGTCAAAAAAAGAGATTTGATGGTGAAATACCAGCAACTGGCGTATACCAAACAGGAAGCTGAAGCTATGGCCAGACAGTTATCCCTGATATAA
- a CDS encoding helix-hairpin-helix domain-containing protein translates to MKKISGIGPVFEKELNAKGYTTFEQISKLSEEDMEKIADIDGLTADLIKSEDWVGQAKELMKK, encoded by the coding sequence CTGAAAAAAATCAGCGGCATCGGTCCTGTGTTTGAAAAAGAGCTGAATGCCAAAGGTTACACAACTTTTGAGCAGATTAGCAAGCTGAGTGAGGAAGATATGGAGAAAATAGCTGATATTGATGGCTTGACTGCAGATCTTATCAAAAGTGAAGACTGGGTAGGGCAGGCTAAAGAATTGATGAAAAAATAA
- the lepA gene encoding translation elongation factor 4, which yields MKNIRNFCIIAHIDHGKSTLADRLLEFTGAITEREKQEQLLDNMDLERERGITIKSHAIQMNYKYQKEGQKEEQFVFNLIDTPGHVDFSYEVSRSIAACEGALLIVDAAQGVQAQTISNLYLALEHDLEIIPVLNKIDLPGAMVEEVGDQIIDLIGCEREDIIEASAKEGIGVKEILEAIVERVPHPTGDPDAPLQAMIFDSVYNPFRGVEVYFRIFNGQISKGDKVKFVNTGKTYEADEIGVLKLLQEPAQTIGAGNVGYLISGIKVAKEVKVGDTITHVNKPCEKAISGFENVKPMVFAGIYPVDTSEFEELRASMEKLQLNDASLVWEPETSAALGFGFRCGFLGMLHMEIVQERLEREFDMTVITTVPSVRFHAVMKDGEMKQVSAPSEMPDPTELSHIEEPFIRAQIITKSDYIGNIMELCMDKRGMIKNQVFLTQDRVELSFELPLAEIVFDFFDKLKTLSRGYASLDYHPIGYRQSNMVKLDIMLNGDKVDALSAIVHRDKAYEWGKRLCEKLKELIPRQMFEIAVQAAIGTKVIARESVKAMRKNVLAKCYGGDISRKRKLLEKQKKGKKRMRQVGNVEIPQEAFMAVLKLD from the coding sequence ATGAAGAACATTAGAAATTTTTGCATTATAGCACATATTGACCATGGGAAAAGTACCCTGGCCGATCGCCTGCTTGAGTTTACCGGCGCTATCACCGAGCGCGAGAAGCAGGAACAATTACTGGATAATATGGATCTGGAGCGTGAGCGAGGCATTACGATCAAAAGCCACGCAATTCAGATGAACTACAAATATCAGAAAGAAGGCCAGAAGGAGGAGCAATTCGTTTTTAACCTGATTGATACTCCCGGACATGTTGACTTCTCTTACGAAGTTTCAAGGTCTATCGCAGCCTGCGAAGGTGCTCTATTAATTGTAGATGCTGCACAGGGCGTGCAGGCGCAGACGATTTCCAATCTTTATCTCGCGCTGGAGCATGACCTGGAGATCATTCCGGTACTCAACAAAATTGATTTGCCCGGAGCCATGGTTGAGGAAGTAGGCGACCAGATTATTGACTTGATTGGCTGTGAGCGTGAAGATATTATTGAGGCGAGTGCCAAAGAAGGCATTGGTGTTAAGGAAATTCTGGAGGCAATTGTTGAACGTGTCCCACATCCCACCGGCGACCCGGATGCACCACTACAGGCGATGATTTTTGACTCAGTTTACAATCCTTTTCGGGGTGTGGAAGTATATTTCAGGATTTTCAACGGGCAAATCAGCAAAGGAGATAAGGTAAAGTTTGTCAATACTGGCAAGACCTATGAAGCTGATGAAATAGGAGTACTGAAACTTTTGCAGGAACCTGCTCAAACTATAGGTGCTGGTAATGTTGGCTATCTGATCTCAGGAATTAAAGTCGCCAAAGAAGTCAAGGTAGGTGATACCATTACCCATGTCAATAAGCCCTGCGAGAAAGCAATCAGCGGTTTTGAGAATGTAAAGCCCATGGTGTTTGCCGGTATCTATCCGGTAGACACATCTGAGTTTGAAGAATTGCGCGCCTCCATGGAAAAACTACAGCTCAATGACGCTTCGTTGGTGTGGGAACCTGAGACTTCTGCCGCTCTGGGCTTCGGCTTTCGTTGTGGATTCCTGGGTATGCTGCATATGGAAATTGTGCAAGAGCGCCTGGAGCGGGAGTTTGATATGACAGTGATTACTACTGTTCCTTCCGTGCGTTTCCATGCTGTCATGAAAGATGGTGAGATGAAGCAGGTGAGTGCTCCTTCTGAAATGCCCGATCCCACCGAATTATCGCATATAGAAGAGCCATTTATCAGAGCACAGATCATTACCAAGTCTGATTATATCGGTAATATTATGGAACTGTGCATGGATAAGCGGGGCATGATCAAAAATCAGGTTTTTTTAACGCAGGATAGGGTAGAGCTTTCTTTTGAGCTTCCCCTGGCCGAAATTGTATTTGACTTTTTTGATAAACTCAAAACGCTCTCCCGAGGCTATGCATCCCTAGATTATCATCCGATTGGTTATCGCCAGTCCAATATGGTGAAGCTGGACATCATGCTCAACGGAGATAAAGTGGACGCACTTTCGGCCATTGTACATCGTGATAAAGCCTACGAATGGGGTAAGCGCTTATGCGAAAAACTCAAAGAACTGATTCCTCGTCAGATGTTTGAGATCGCTGTACAGGCAGCCATTGGTACGAAGGTAATTGCCCGCGAAAGCGTAAAAGCTATGCGGAAAAACGTACTTGCTAAATGCTACGGCGGTGACATTTCCCGTAAACGTAAACTTTTGGAAAAGCAGAAGAAAGGAAAGAAGCGTATGCGTCAGGTAGGTAATGTTGAAATTCCTCAGGAAGCATTTATGGCAGTACTCAAACTTGACTAG
- a CDS encoding lycopene cyclase family protein — MKESRQRLIIICCNIFKGWIIKTPDAFFDPQKATLMDFRVVQNDDCRFVYVLPTDSKTALIEYTIFSHQLLKEESYDQSLIDYLRTYYQLDDYTIEHEEFGVIPMTNMPYPSSVGKHIVNIGTAGGVTKPSTGYTFMRIQEDSKRIVKRLIEGEKPHRAPSAWQQRFMIYDSTLLNVMALNLHPPSDVFTQLFRNNPPHRVFRFLDEKTNFWEEIRIANSVPKIPFIRGLSKALRK, encoded by the coding sequence ATGAAAGAGAGCAGGCAGAGGCTTATCATTATCTGCTGCAACATTTTTAAAGGTTGGATCATCAAAACCCCTGACGCATTTTTTGACCCGCAAAAAGCAACGCTGATGGATTTCAGGGTCGTTCAGAATGACGATTGTCGGTTTGTATATGTCTTACCTACTGACAGTAAGACCGCCTTAATAGAATATACAATATTTTCTCATCAGCTACTCAAAGAGGAGAGTTATGATCAGTCTTTGATAGATTACCTGAGGACCTATTATCAGTTAGATGATTATACCATTGAGCATGAAGAGTTTGGTGTCATTCCTATGACTAATATGCCTTATCCTTCTTCAGTGGGTAAGCATATTGTAAATATTGGCACTGCGGGTGGTGTTACCAAGCCTTCAACCGGCTATACCTTCATGCGTATACAGGAAGACAGTAAAAGGATTGTAAAACGACTGATTGAAGGAGAAAAACCGCACCGTGCGCCTAGTGCCTGGCAACAGCGATTTATGATCTATGACAGTACCCTTCTCAATGTCATGGCCCTCAATTTACACCCTCCAAGTGATGTTTTTACCCAGCTGTTCAGGAACAATCCTCCCCATAGAGTTTTCAGGTTTTTGGATGAAAAAACTAATTTCTGGGAAGAGATTAGAATAGCAAACTCAGTACCTAAAATTCCTTTTATTCGCGGCCTTAGCAAAGCCCTCAGGAAATAA
- the asnB gene encoding asparagine synthase (glutamine-hydrolyzing): MCGITGIYAFNEIGRFHMINLAAATDKLSKRGPDFGRSTSVHRVGLGHRRLSIIDTSAHGNQPMKDSSERFTIIFNGEIYNYRELRKELEQKGVNFQSATDTEVLLQLYIHEGKACLGRLNGFFAFAIYDEQRDNLFIARDRFGIKPLLYYADEDKVLFASEMKSLLAYGIEKELDTNALYQYLQFNYTPAPATMLKGVQKLLPGHYLEISKANEPRVRGGKYYEVPFNETLLNPEKLSYEQQQNRLHALMEDSVKNRLIADVPLGAFLSGGIDSSVITALASRHVDKLNTFSIGYRDEPFYDETKYAQLVADKYQTNHTVFSLSNYDLYGHLFDILDHIDEPFADSSAIPVYILSKETKKKVTVALSGDGADEVFSGYNKHHAAWRAMQAGTGEKMVSGLAHLWKSLPKSRNNPLTNKVRQLARFSEGMQLSPKERYIKWATYLNGEEAVALLSSSVLEHLAFEKHDRQIGALTQAINDQHETINQWLYTDVNLVLPNDMLTKVDLMSMAHGLEIRVPFLDHKVVEFVFTLPEESKINRQMKKRILQDTFRKLLPPELYKRPKQGFEVPLLGWFRTELKSTIEELLSDDFIAEQDIFDLAGIQAIKQKLFSNNPGDVHATIWALIVFQHWWKQYMA; encoded by the coding sequence ATGTGCGGAATAACGGGTATTTACGCCTTCAATGAAATAGGTCGCTTTCATATGATTAACCTGGCGGCTGCTACTGATAAACTAAGCAAGCGAGGCCCTGATTTTGGAAGAAGCACTTCAGTCCACAGGGTAGGATTAGGTCACAGACGCCTCTCCATCATTGATACCAGTGCCCATGGAAATCAACCCATGAAAGACAGTAGTGAGCGTTTTACCATCATTTTTAATGGAGAGATTTATAATTACCGTGAGTTAAGAAAAGAGCTTGAACAAAAAGGCGTAAATTTTCAATCAGCTACTGATACAGAAGTACTTTTACAACTCTATATCCATGAAGGAAAAGCATGCCTGGGTAGACTGAATGGATTTTTTGCATTTGCTATTTACGACGAGCAGCGCGACAATCTTTTTATCGCCCGTGATCGGTTTGGTATTAAGCCTTTGCTTTATTATGCTGATGAAGATAAGGTGTTATTTGCTTCCGAGATGAAATCTCTGCTGGCTTATGGGATTGAAAAAGAGCTGGATACAAATGCTCTCTATCAATATCTGCAATTTAATTATACGCCTGCTCCGGCTACGATGTTAAAAGGTGTGCAGAAACTACTGCCAGGACATTACCTGGAAATTTCAAAGGCAAATGAACCCAGGGTAAGAGGCGGTAAGTATTATGAAGTTCCATTTAATGAAACCTTACTGAATCCGGAAAAACTAAGTTATGAACAGCAGCAAAATCGCTTGCATGCGTTGATGGAAGATTCTGTTAAGAATAGATTAATAGCGGATGTGCCGCTTGGTGCTTTCTTGAGCGGAGGTATTGACTCTTCAGTAATTACTGCGCTGGCCAGCCGCCATGTAGACAAGCTCAATACTTTTTCTATTGGCTACAGGGACGAGCCTTTTTATGATGAAACAAAATATGCCCAACTGGTAGCGGATAAATATCAGACCAATCACACTGTTTTTTCACTTAGTAATTATGATCTATATGGTCACCTCTTTGATATACTGGATCATATAGATGAACCTTTTGCCGATTCTTCTGCGATTCCGGTGTATATCTTAAGTAAAGAAACCAAAAAGAAAGTGACCGTAGCCCTTTCCGGGGATGGCGCAGATGAAGTGTTCTCCGGCTACAATAAGCATCATGCTGCATGGAGAGCCATGCAGGCGGGCACTGGAGAAAAGATGGTCAGTGGCTTAGCACATCTCTGGAAAAGTCTTCCTAAATCCCGTAACAATCCACTTACCAACAAGGTACGGCAGTTAGCGCGTTTTTCAGAAGGAATGCAACTCAGTCCGAAAGAGCGATACATCAAATGGGCTACTTATTTGAATGGGGAGGAAGCAGTAGCACTGCTGAGTAGTAGTGTATTAGAACATTTAGCTTTTGAAAAGCATGACAGGCAGATTGGAGCTTTGACCCAGGCCATCAATGATCAGCATGAAACAATTAACCAGTGGCTATATACCGATGTAAACCTGGTGCTACCCAATGATATGCTTACTAAAGTGGATTTGATGTCTATGGCGCATGGACTTGAAATTCGTGTGCCTTTCCTTGATCATAAGGTAGTAGAGTTTGTTTTCACGCTTCCTGAAGAATCCAAGATTAACCGTCAGATGAAAAAGCGTATTTTACAGGATACTTTCCGAAAGCTGCTACCTCCTGAACTATACAAAAGACCCAAACAAGGCTTTGAAGTTCCCTTGCTAGGCTGGTTTCGCACCGAACTGAAAAGTACCATTGAAGAGCTATTATCAGATGATTTTATTGCAGAGCAGGATATTTTTGACCTTGCAGGAATTCAGGCAATAAAGCAGAAGTTATTTTCTAACAACCCTGGCGATGTGCATGCCACCATCTGGGCGCTGATCGTATTTCAGCACTGGTGGAAACAGTACATGGCATAA